From Anaerolineae bacterium, the proteins below share one genomic window:
- a CDS encoding Molybdenum cofactor biosynthesis protein MoaD has product MKVNFYATLRAIVGQKTVEIDLNHGATIEELIHEIVKQYPALREQLLDEQGNLQGHIHVFVNGRDVYYLEQEHQTPLKAEDKIDIFPPVGGG; this is encoded by the coding sequence ATGAAGGTAAATTTCTATGCCACATTGCGGGCGATTGTCGGACAAAAAACGGTCGAGATCGATCTTAACCATGGCGCAACCATCGAAGAACTGATCCACGAGATCGTGAAACAGTATCCAGCCCTGCGCGAACAACTGTTGGATGAACAAGGCAACCTGCAAGGACATATCCACGTCTTTGTCAACGGGCGAGACGTGTATTACCTGGAGCAGGAACATCAAACCCCGCTGAAAGCAGAAGATAAAATCGATATCTTTCCGCCCGTTGGGGGTGGCTAA
- a CDS encoding Tungsten-containing aldehyde:ferredoxin oxidoreductase, with the protein MTSLGGYADRIARIDLNTLTVNYESIPDDWARKYLGARGLGVKYVFENGPQVDPLSPDNILCFMNGPLTGTEANMSGRMAIVTKSPLTGTVTDSHHGGWSAARLRWAGFDGLIFKGKAEKPVYAYVHDGVVELLDAAEVWGKGVHDTVKHFKEKYGEKDLSVIAIGQAGENLVRYANWVNENDRASGRGGTGCVGGSKLLKAIVIKAEKKMPKAANHEAWKEAHKRALATIMAEENITSPRKGGLSVYGTNVLMNITSNMGALPTRNGQVTSFGEKAERISGEWVKENILVNDPTCHACPVACKKEVEIKDGPFAGLHMESVEYEPAWSLGANCDNDYAPAIAKLIDMANDYGVDAIEVGDVLATYMEATQKGYVNGAGGLQWGDYMGMVETVKKIAFREGIGNILAEGTERAAKAWGHPEIAMTVKGQGIPAYDPRGLKGMGIAYATSNRGACHLRAYTPAAELNIMPFRSLKADPLEWKGKGELTKVFQDVHAVSDSLDLCKFSAFAEGMEEYTAQFNAITGLNYTVEELLKCGERIYNLERYYNNLAGFREGSDYLPERFLKEPSTMPGSEGHVCELDLMLEEYYKARGWVNGVVPEEKLKELEII; encoded by the coding sequence ATGACATCACTTGGAGGCTATGCGGATCGGATCGCACGAATTGATCTCAATACCCTCACCGTAAATTATGAATCCATCCCCGATGATTGGGCGCGCAAATATCTGGGTGCCCGCGGTTTAGGCGTCAAATACGTGTTCGAGAACGGACCCCAGGTGGATCCTCTCTCCCCCGATAACATTCTGTGCTTCATGAACGGACCGCTCACCGGCACAGAAGCCAATATGAGCGGTCGGATGGCAATTGTCACCAAATCACCTCTGACCGGCACGGTCACCGACAGCCATCATGGAGGTTGGTCAGCCGCTCGCCTGCGCTGGGCTGGTTTTGATGGTTTGATCTTCAAGGGTAAAGCCGAAAAACCTGTCTATGCTTACGTGCACGATGGCGTTGTGGAGTTGCTGGATGCCGCAGAGGTGTGGGGCAAGGGTGTTCACGACACGGTTAAGCATTTCAAGGAGAAGTATGGCGAAAAAGATTTATCGGTGATTGCCATTGGGCAGGCAGGCGAGAACCTGGTGCGCTACGCCAACTGGGTGAACGAAAACGATCGCGCCAGCGGGCGAGGTGGAACGGGTTGTGTTGGCGGCAGCAAGTTGCTGAAGGCGATTGTCATCAAAGCCGAAAAGAAAATGCCCAAGGCTGCCAATCACGAAGCCTGGAAAGAAGCCCACAAACGCGCCCTGGCGACCATTATGGCCGAAGAAAATATCACCAGCCCGCGCAAGGGTGGTCTCTCGGTTTATGGCACGAACGTCTTGATGAATATCACCAGCAACATGGGTGCCCTGCCCACCCGCAATGGACAGGTGACCTCATTTGGCGAGAAAGCCGAACGGATTAGTGGGGAATGGGTCAAAGAAAATATTCTCGTCAACGACCCCACCTGTCACGCCTGTCCGGTTGCCTGCAAGAAAGAAGTCGAGATCAAGGATGGTCCCTTCGCCGGCTTGCACATGGAAAGCGTGGAGTATGAACCCGCCTGGTCGTTGGGAGCGAATTGCGATAACGACTATGCACCGGCGATCGCCAAACTGATCGACATGGCAAACGATTACGGCGTTGACGCCATTGAAGTCGGCGATGTCCTGGCAACCTACATGGAAGCAACCCAAAAAGGATATGTCAACGGCGCAGGCGGTCTGCAATGGGGTGACTACATGGGGATGGTCGAGACGGTCAAGAAGATTGCCTTCCGCGAAGGGATCGGCAACATCCTGGCTGAGGGCACCGAGCGGGCTGCCAAAGCCTGGGGACACCCGGAGATCGCCATGACCGTCAAAGGACAGGGTATCCCTGCTTATGACCCGCGCGGCCTGAAAGGCATGGGCATCGCCTATGCAACCAGCAACCGCGGCGCCTGCCACCTGCGCGCCTACACGCCGGCAGCGGAATTGAACATCATGCCGTTCCGCTCTTTGAAGGCTGACCCGCTGGAGTGGAAGGGCAAGGGTGAATTGACCAAGGTCTTTCAGGATGTTCACGCCGTTTCCGACTCCCTTGATCTCTGCAAGTTCTCCGCCTTTGCAGAGGGCATGGAAGAATATACGGCCCAGTTCAACGCCATCACCGGCTTGAACTACACGGTTGAAGAGTTGCTCAAGTGCGGTGAGCGCATTTACAACCTGGAGCGCTACTACAACAATTTGGCTGGCTTCCGTGAAGGCAGCGACTACCTGCCGGAGCGCTTCCTCAAGGAGCCTTCCACCATGCCCGGCTCCGAGGGACATGTCTGTGAACTCGACCTGATGCTGGAAGAGTATTACAAAGCGCGCGGCTGGGTGAACGGCGTCGTCCCCGAAGAGAAGCTCAAGGAGCTGGAGATCATCTAG
- a CDS encoding Radical SAM domain protein, with product MIAETNKSNEGVPVLIPQALAKRYGWQGGEMLQFQENGDRLEVLPSVSRLRKVYVEVTNICNLACVMCIRNIWEESSGFMEENIFQKILNGIERLSPPPTVFFGGFGEPLAHPHIVDMVAVAKRVGATVELITNATLLTPERSRQLIQAGLDTLWISLDGIHPESYADIRLGAELPKVLENIESFQRLRPPAHLPHPQIGIVFVAMRRNIADLPELYRWRKRLGAKQVLVTNVLPYSVEMLHESLYARALHEPLYISSKWVPELDFPRIEFDSLTLQPFIETLRSGFNTRWGGVNLSTASDWCPFIQRGSVSIAWHGGLSPCLPLLHDHTSYLAEDRPRFSKAYFVGSLKENTLPELWENADYLAFREKVLRFDFAPCAVCGGCDLSLENSEDCYGNTFPTCGGCLYAQGIVRCP from the coding sequence ATGATTGCAGAGACAAATAAGTCAAATGAAGGTGTACCGGTACTGATCCCGCAGGCGCTGGCGAAACGCTATGGTTGGCAAGGCGGTGAGATGCTTCAATTCCAGGAGAATGGCGACCGTCTTGAGGTCCTGCCGTCCGTGTCTCGCCTGCGCAAAGTGTATGTGGAAGTCACCAACATCTGCAACCTTGCCTGCGTGATGTGCATCCGCAATATCTGGGAAGAGAGCAGCGGCTTTATGGAAGAAAACATCTTCCAGAAGATTCTAAACGGGATCGAGAGACTTTCCCCTCCCCCAACGGTCTTTTTTGGTGGCTTTGGCGAACCTTTAGCGCATCCTCATATTGTCGACATGGTTGCAGTAGCCAAAAGGGTCGGCGCAACGGTGGAGTTGATCACGAACGCCACTTTGCTCACTCCCGAACGCTCCAGGCAATTAATCCAAGCCGGGCTGGATACTCTGTGGATTTCGTTAGATGGTATCCACCCGGAAAGTTATGCCGATATCCGCCTGGGCGCCGAGCTGCCCAAAGTGCTCGAAAATATCGAAAGCTTTCAGCGTTTACGTCCACCCGCCCACCTTCCTCATCCTCAGATTGGCATTGTGTTTGTTGCCATGCGGCGCAATATCGCCGATCTGCCGGAGCTCTACCGCTGGCGCAAGCGTTTGGGAGCCAAGCAGGTTCTGGTCACCAATGTTCTGCCTTATTCGGTCGAGATGTTGCACGAATCGCTTTATGCACGGGCACTGCACGAACCATTGTACATCTCCTCCAAATGGGTTCCAGAACTCGATTTCCCTCGCATTGAGTTCGACAGCCTGACCCTGCAACCGTTCATCGAAACGCTGCGCAGCGGCTTTAACACCCGCTGGGGTGGGGTCAACCTGAGCACAGCAAGCGATTGGTGTCCTTTTATCCAGCGCGGTTCGGTTTCCATTGCCTGGCATGGCGGTCTCAGCCCCTGTTTGCCTTTGCTGCACGACCACACCAGCTATCTCGCCGAAGACCGTCCACGTTTCTCCAAAGCCTATTTTGTCGGCAGCTTGAAAGAAAACACGTTGCCGGAATTGTGGGAGAATGCCGACTATCTGGCGTTCAGGGAGAAAGTACTACGCTTTGATTTTGCACCTTGCGCCGTCTGCGGTGGATGCGACCTCTCGCTGGAAAATAGTGAAGATTGTTACGGCAACACTTTTCCAACCTGCGGAGGCTGTTTGTATGCCCAGGGGATTGTCCGTTGCCCTTGA